The Leopardus geoffroyi isolate Oge1 chromosome D3, O.geoffroyi_Oge1_pat1.0, whole genome shotgun sequence region aaaccatataATTAATCCAGTCaagattgtattcatttttttaaatcaaagcagTTGTAAAATGCAAtatttaatggatatttatttatttatttatttatttatttattttaatggacGAAAAGGCCCAGGAAGGCAGAAATGCCTAAGGGTCTATGAAAGTCATCATGCAGCTTTGGCTTgatgttgagaaggattctgattCCCAGTCTAGATTTAACAAGAAAGAGCACGGTGATTAATTTGCTGTGTCTGCCTCAGGCTTAAAGATGGGAGGTGGTGTCCTTATCCAGTCATCTTTGGTTTGATGAGATGAGCACAGGGATGTttcaggttcaaatcccagatccACAACCTCATCGCTCTACTTTTCTAAGCCTGTCTCTCAACTTGCAAAACAGAGTGCACAGGACCTTTATgaggtaaaaaatgaaataatgaaagctAACAAACAATGTTCCCGGTACTGTTCTAAAGAGCTTTATGTGTATTAACACTTTTATCCTCCCAGCCCCTACAAAGTACGTAACATTGCACAGTCCGCCATCATGTGTACTCCAGGGGCTTGAAACCTAGATCAGAATTTCATCCAAAGCAATAAAAGACACAAACAAGAATtcctcaagcctcagtttcccccatcttCGAGTCGAGTGGTTGGCCCAGAAACTCCCTTGTCTGCATCCCTCCCGCGCCCCCTGCCGGCGTAAGGGAGCATTGTCTGGCCTCATCCTGCCGTAGCTTCTACGCTCTCGGCAGGCAGAGGGAGCGTGGACACTCTTGGGGCTGGAAAATTAGAGGCCTGAGGGCCAGAGGAGATTTCGGACCAGAGGAGACCCCGAACCTCGCTGGGAGAGAGCTAGAGGCCCCTGGGGAGGAGACCGACAGCTAGGGGCGTGGTCCCTAGCTGGGTGGGGCCTtgagtgggggcggggccagcCGGTGGACCCAGACGTGGCGCAGGGGCCCGGCGGTTCGCCTCCTTCTTGCGGATCATCTTCGGCTCGGTTCCGATGCACCTCCCGCTTCCTCCACCgcccctgctgctgcttcttgcGGCTCTTGCGGCTGCCGTCACCACCTTCCGGCCCGACTGGAACCGCTTGCACGGCCTGGCCCGAGCCCGGGTAGAGGTAAGTGCGCTGGTCCCTAGCTCAGGGACCACTACCCACAACGCTGTGGCCTTTTAGCCTTGGAATCACCGCTCATTTTGACCCGACGACCCTCCCGACTCCCAAATTCCCCTCAGGGCCAGAAccatccctcccctctccccagcctcaggACGCCCCAGCACCCACCGTGGCAGCCCCCAGACATGCGATCTTGCGGCCTGGAAATACGAACTCCTCCCCAGTTTCCCATCCGGCCGGCCGGACAGCGGGTCCCCAGACACACTGGCCCTGTCCCCTAACTCTACTCCGGGCCTGTGACTCTTCTAAACTTGCCCTCTGGAGCCCAATTTTACATCCTCCCATTATTCCAGTTTTTACTGgaattcctcccccaccccagttccGGTTGTCTCTCCCTTGCCTGAGGGAAGGAAGACTCTGGGCGCTTGCCCCACCACGCAAAAGCCAACTGCATTACCAACACTTAACTCAGCAGTAGTCCCTCATCCTCCTCTGTGGGGAAATTACCCGCCAGAGCCCCTGTTTTGTGTGTGACTTGAATCATCACAGATCCTCTACAGGCCTTAGTTTACTGTCTGacaaaaggagggggaggaggagggaagactAGAATGGGTGTTCCTGGGGTCTGGACTCCTGCTGGGAGGTGGCACTCTCCCTCTGGGAGTGCTGGGGGAGAGCACCCACCCTCCCATGTTGGGGAAGCAACCGAATGGAGGGGCAGTTCTTCATGGGGTTAGATAGCGACCAGATGGCAGGTATCTCTAATGGGATCTCCCAGGGCAATTCTGAGCTGTTTACTTCTGGTCTGCCTTCACCCTGAGGCTTTAGGGGCCAAAGACCAGGCCCCGGTCTCTGCTGCCTGAAAGAAGTAGAGTAATCATTTCTTTTGGGCATTGATTGGGAGTGAGTCAACAGTCAGTAAGGTGTGCAGGCAACAGCCCCAAGGCTGGTAAGTGCCCTTTGGGTCTCTGGTcttgctcttctctctcctgatgttcataagcctcagttttcccatctttaCAGAGTTCCCCCTTTTGCCCATAAGGAACCTCCATCTCCATACCTTGGGAGCTGCTGTTCCAGGGGTAATCCATAGCCCCACCCAACTCTGGGAGGAGGGTAAAATGGTCTGGAGGGTGTGGTTGGGGCAGACATGAAGGACTTCTGACCTATCCCTTTTTGTCTCCCTCCAGACCTGTGGGGGATGACAGCTGAATCGCCTGAAGGAGGTAAGTTTGAAGGAAGGGGTCTCCAGCTCTGTCACCACTGAACTTGAGGGGAGGGTAACATCCCAAAGATTGGGTGGGGGAAGTTCCCTGGGATGGGAGTCAAGGGCGTGTGACCTTAGCAGGCTTCAGTTTCCTGTTGGTGTTTGAAGGTGGTTGGGGTCTGATGCTCTGGTTCTTCCCCAGGTGAAGGCCTTCGTCACCCAGGATATCCCTTTATAGTATCCTTTTTTCCGttctgggggagggagaatggggaggAGGATCTGGGAGAATCTCCTTCCACTTAACTTTACAGATAGGGATGACAAATGGTTTTCATCTGACAAGTGGAATTGATTGATAGTGACTGGCCAGAGAATTTCTAGGTGGTAGGCAAGAGAAATTGACTAGTGATGGTTGCCACTGACACAGAAAAAGAGGGCCCTTTGCTTCTTTGAACTCTAATTTCCTCACATGTAAATGTGGATCCCTACCCTACCTGGGCTAAAGAGGCAGCGCTATTCACTTTCTGTTCGTAGGTGGGAGACCCCACCTGCCTCAGGTCACCACAACCCACCTTAACAACTCCAGTCACAACATGGTAATGAAACATCTCCCAGGGGCAGACCCAGAGCTCGTCCTGCTGGGCCACCGCTACGAAGAACTGGAGGTGAGGCCTTGGAAGCCAGACGGGGGGCGGGGCTAAGGGCGGGGCGAGGTGCACTGACCTCCCTCTTCTACTTCAAGCGAATCCCACTCAGCGAAATGACCCGCGAGGAGATTAATGAGCTTGTGCAGGAGCTCGGCTTCTACCGCAAGGCGGCGCCTGACGAACCTGTTCCCCCAGAGTACCTGCGGGCGCCTGCCAGGCCCGACGAAGGCGCTCCGGCCCGCGCTGACCTTTAGGTCCGGGTATGCGGGCCCGCTCCCTCCCTCGCCTGAGCCCTGGGGACAGAATGAAGCGCTCAGCGTCCCGGGAACACCTCCCTCGCTGAGGGCCGACGCCCCGTCCCAGAGCCGGCAGAGATGGAGTTGGGGGTTCTTGCTAAcccccctttcttccctccccagctcaatTAAATCCTCTTCAGCCTTAACTGAGACTCGACTCCTTCTTTGTTGCGGGAGGGTGGGGAATAGGAGCCCCCCTAAGACTCCCAGCATCCCCAAATACTTGGCTGCTGGAGTGGGGATGTGTGCACACCTTGCCAAGCTACCCTCCATTCAACCCCCAAGACAGGCTGAGAGGAGTCAGGGTCGTTGAAAACCAATAATTTATCAAAACGCAGCGTGTGTATGCGGGGCAAGGTGTCGCGACAGACAGGGCAGCAGTGGGCAGGCGCAGAGGGAGGGGATGGTGCCTGGATGGTGGGGTCATCTTGCCGTAGGCTGGCCGTGCCGGCAGGGAGGCTAGACATTCTTGCCGCGCAGGCGCAGCTCGTGGCGCCTCAGGTGGTTGTAGAGCGACTGCACATAGGTGAAGACGCACTTGGGGTCGGGCTTCTTGCCCATGATCATCATGTCCTCCACCTCCACCAGGGGCACGCAGTCCACCAGCATCCTGCAGGAAGGGGGCACGGGGGTACTTGTCAGCGCTGGCCCCGTTTCCTGTGGCTACCCTCTATCCGGAGGTCTTTTCACTGCTTGCAGCCTGTTGGTCTTCCATTAACTACAGATTCTTGATTGAGTGAAGGGATAAAAGCTTTCTGGGAAGACAGGAAACCCCAGGGCCCACTGACCCAAGCCTAGAAGCATCACCATGGGGAGCTAGGCCTAGCAGGTGTGGGTGGAGATGGGAGGAGAGCCATGCCCCATCCCACTCCGGGCAGGGTCCGGGTCTCTACCCCTAGCCCTGGAGGTTCCTGACTCCAGACCTCACCCATATTCTCTCTGGAGGGCCACCTCCTGCATACCCTCAATGGCACACTCCATTTGGCAAAAGCCTCTGGGTTGGGCCATTGAATCCAGAGGGGCCTTACCAATGGCACATCTTTCTCTGCAGCCAGGACCCGCCCCAGTGACCCTCTGGGCATCTCTCAGATGCCTGGCCTGGTACCTCCTGTAGAGAGGCCTGGGAACCCCTGTCCTTGCCCCAGGGGACAATCCTGCTACAGGAGATagaagacagtgtgtgtgtgtgtgtgtgtgtgtgtgtatgtgtgtgtgtgtgtgtgtgtgtgtgtgtatgtgtgtgtgtagttctttAACCCTTACCCCCCTCCTTGGGTAGAGCAGGAGAAGCAGATGAGGGTCCCAAGCAATACAGACAGGACACCTACAACACGCTCAAGAGTGGGACCATCCATCTGTCATCCTCCAGAGTTCCAGCCATACTTTACAGAAGGAGACTGAGTCACAGAGCAGAATTCATTTGTTTCAGTTCCCATAGCTTGGTAGGTACAAGGCTGGGCCTCCTGGGACttaagtgccccagccctgggtgTTGACACCTGTCTGGAGCCCCTCTTCCCTACTGAAGAGTCATCTCCCCACTCTGGGGTGAATGGACTGCAGCTACTAAGCAACTGACAGCCCCAGAGCTCTAAAGCTAGAGTTTGCTCCCTGGCTCCATTTCCCGTCCTCTCCCAGAGCAAGTCCTCTTCTGCCTTGCCCCCTCCCATAAGTCCACGTTAACTGAGTTTCCTTTGGCAGGGAAAGCACACAGGGAAAAACAGCTCCTATCGGTAACACACCAATGGGCCCAGGACTACCTTCCATCTTGTGCCTTCAAGGTCAAACCTGGGACCATGGTAGGACTGGAGCCTACTCCTAGCTCACCTGGACTTCTTCATAAAGAAGCTTGGGAGGCAGAAGACCTCTGTTTCAGTCCACACTGTACCCTTGATCACCTGTGTGTGCTAGATAAAGCCCTGCCCTGTTCTGTGACTCAACTTTCCCATCTTTATAGCAACAAGTTCTCTGCCTCATTTGAGACCTTGGGAGCACTCAGATGAGTGAGGGGGTTTCTGACTCTGTTGCCGATGTGCTATGTGCCCTTGGCATCTCTGCCCCAGACCGGACTTATTTTCCCAGCTATACCATGGTGAAGAAGGCAGCCTCTCTGTGCAGTTTCTTCAAACTGTGGCTATCTCTTCAGGGATCCTGGGCTCCCCAGCGTGGagctccctcccacctctggtGTCTTCCCTGGAGACCTTATAAAGCCATTGTTTACACTGGGGCTCACAGCTCAGGGCTTCAGCTGCCCCAGTGACAGGCCAAACAGAGGGCAATTCGAGCAACAGCACGGCTGAGTCACACTTTCCAACTGGatcagggctgggctgggcccctTTCCCTCCAGGCCAGTCTGCTGGGCAGCAGCTTGTAAGTCCATATATGACCTGGAGACAAAACCAAACCCATCCTCCTCTCACCTGCACGGCTTATCTATGGGTGGATGTGTACACATGTGGGCTGCCCCCCAtatggctccaggccctgaggggCATCTGAGTACATCCCTAGCTCTGTCCCTGACTCATTTGGGGAATCCCCTCCCTCTGGGCCTttgacttttcttctctctgcacaATGGGTGGGAAAAGTGATGGGGTAGAGAAAAGAGCCTCTAAGTGGGGAATATGGAGTTCTAGTTTCCAGCAGTCTCTTGACCTAAAACCTCCAAGACTCTGAGccacctctctcccttctctgagcaACTTGTCTGGAATGGACAGTTAGCTCAGGACCTGAATTCCTACTGTAGCCATGAGGTAAGGTAACTAGAGAGAAAATGTCATAGCTGATTTGAAGACCCAGAACCCTAACCAGAAACATCTTCCTGTTATACTGGCCCTGCTCTTGAGCTCTCCAAGGAGTGTGGCACCACCAATTCCCCAGTGCCCAAACCTGAGGCCTAGTAGGCTTTCTTGAGCCTccttctccccctacccccaatcTGAATCCATCAGTCAGCCTCTCCTACTTCTAAGTTGCTCCAGCTATCTAGCACATTCCTtcaccacccccatccctcaTCCAGACATTGTTCTAGAATGCTAACCAGACCCCTTCTCTGTTTGGAAATCTTTTATGACTCCTGTCTTTAGGAGGAAGTTCAAACTCCCATGGCCCCTTCTCCTCTTCAAGCCCAGACTAaacttccttcccttctgcccttcATATGCAGACTaaacttccttctcttctccccttcaaACCCAGACTaaacttccttcccttcctgagtATGTATGCTACGCTCTCCATCTCTCTCGCCCCCAGCCCTGTACATAGACTCACCCTGCTGCCTgggactccctctccctcctctagCCTGAACTTGTTATTCAGATCCTAGCTTGGTTTGCACTTTTTTCAGATAGCTGTCCTGGACCTGTAGGCTGGGTCAGGTACCTCCCCTGGGGTTCCTTCCTGGGCTTCCTCCATCTCAGTCCTGCTCGTGTGGGTCATCACTGCCCCATTAAAAGAATGGTCTTGCCTGCTAGGCCCTGAACTACCAGAAGACAGGGCCATGTCTGGCTCCTTCTGGCTCTTCTCGGGGTCCCCTtgcttctcccacccacctcccagtctctctctgggcccctctgAGCAGATTCCAGCATATAGTGCAGGTAGGCGAGGAGGCGTTTCTCACCGTGGGGCCCCTGAGCAGGGGTTAGGACTTTTTGGTTTTTACCAGCCCCTTCTGGACCAGACAGCGGTAGAACTCCTGGATGTACGTGTACACGCACTTCCAGTCAGGCTCTCGAAGCCGCACCATGTCCTCTGTGTCCAGGAGCTGCGGGCAGTCCGCATGGGTCCTGGGGAGGGTAGGGggccgggaaggggcagggaggcagggcccaggagaggagagggggaagaggcagagaagagaaaggggagaacacagagacacacacatacacatacacacagagacaagAGTTCAGTTACGTTCTCAGTGCTGCAGTCTGCCGGCCCCCCCCGCATGCCTCTTTCCCATTGTGGACGTGCCGCTCACTACCCATCACTAATGGTGTGCAAtgcagacaggggtggggggccagACCAGTCACAGGTGCAGAGAACTCTTGGGGAAAgcgggaatggggtggggggcaatggCGTTGGCACTGAGGTTGGAGAGGAGGGCTGTGCCCCAgggaggggaggtgagggaggcgtgaaaggaggtgggggaggaggaagaggaagaaatctgggggaaccagaaagagaaaaggagagaaggaaagacagatggAGGGTGCTGAGGGTGAGGTGAGCAGACGGGGCAACGATTCCAAAGTGGAGGGCTTGCTAATGTCCTATATAAGCCTTTGGCAACACCTATATAGGCTGGACGGGCACGGTGCCCAGGCCAGGAGCCTCCTTTTGGAATCTCCAGCCGGGATCCCGTGGGAGCAGGAAGCTCTGGTGATAGTGGGAGgagagcaggacagagaaagggagagagagagggagtaaggggcagagggaggatgGAGGGGATATGGACAGGGCCACCTGGTGGGCCTTGGCCGGGGCTGGTAGGCGGGCCGGCGGCTCCTTCGTTCCGGCGGGCACCTGGCACACTCAGCAGCAGGTGGGCAGGGTGGAGAGGACAGGGGCTTTCTGGGGAAGGGGGTCTCAGCCGCTGTCTGACAGTGCAGCTGGCCAGCTTCAAGGGGCCTTGGGGCAGCTGGGCCTGGCCCAGATGCCCAGTCCCAGATGCCCAGCTGACACCAGCAGGACTGGGGCCCACACTTACTCAGCAGACGAGAAGGCCACCTCAAAGTTCTGACGCCGGTTCTGTGGGCTGAGCTGCCCATAGTCGAATGCCTCAGGGAAGAAGTTGTGCACCAGGGCACAGAAGGCCATCCCATCACTCCAACTTGAGGAGAAGTTCTGGATGTCCACGTGCTACATATGGGTGGTGGGAGGACTGGTCAGCTTCCCTATGAGTTCTCTGCCCCCAGCATTTGGCATTCCAAGCATAGGGCAACTGGGGTCAGAGAGGCCCTATAGCTTGCCCGAGGCTGCACAGGGGATGGGCAGTGGGAACATGAGCATCATTTAATTAAGTTTGTCAACTCCCTTGTCTACTACTTACAGTCACAGAGCAACCAGGAGGCCCAGCACCACCCAGCTAAGACCATGGTTATGTCTCCTTCACTCCTTTCCTTACTTACAGAAATTTACCAAgccccctcacctccacccctacccccaagAGCAATGAGGGGAGACTCGGAGGGTGAGGTCTGGCTCTGAACTGGGCCCTCATTAGGCCCTCCCACTTAATCACTTATTCTTGGGTCTAGGGTATGTTGTGTGTCTTCctttgagcctgtttcctcatcccaAAAGAGGGCTTCCATCGTCCCTGCCAGGTATGGGGACTATGAAAAGCACAGGGGGTGAGGAGTTCTGTCAAGAGGGAGGTGCGGAGCtgcagggtgggggttgggggtaggAGAAAGAAGCCGGGCTGCTAGAGCTCACCTCATAACCACGTGTCTTTGCTCGGCACCAGTCCAGCAACATCTGCTTGATGCTGTTGGCATTGGGGACCCCAAAGCTGGTGGAACGCTGCACGGCTGCACGGGGTCCACCAGGGCTGCTGCAGGGGCACGTCAGGCAGGTCAGGCAGGTCACAAGGCGTGCTGCCTTGATGGCCAACCCAGTGGGTTCCAGGCCCCGCCTTCCCTGTCCTTCaggcccctcccagctctgctcccacAGCGCTTTCCCGTTTCTGGCCCCGCCCCATGCACTAATTAggccccgcccagccccgccCACTGTCGCTCACCCAGAGGCGccttccttctccagcttctcAATCATGGCCTTGCGCGCCTGGGAGGCTGAGGTCTTGGGCAGGCTCTGCGCCTTCatcagctctttctttttctctgcttggcGTTTCTCGAGTGCGGCCAGGCTGCCGGGCCGTGGGCTGGCCTCATCCTCGCGGTCGAAGATACTGGGGGGGATAGGGAGGCGACTGTTAGGCCGCTCCTGAGCCTCAACCCTCAATTGCCAAGGGAAGGGACTTGTGCTCCAGACTCTACACTCTGTGGTATATCCACAACCCACAAGCCGGCCCGCAAGGGAGTAGTCCTTATCACGTCTATTTTACAGGGTAGACTGAGGCTCAAAGGTGAAGAAGGTGGGAGCCACTCTTTTCCTTCAACAGACTTGGCCCTGGGGGCAGTTCTCTGAGAAGGCTCACTGCATGATCAAGTTATAGATGAGTTCAGATTCTGGGCACTAGCAACTAATAATACCTACCagcataatcatcatcatcatcatcatcatcatcttatgTCTATTGAGCCTTTCCTATGTgccattttaaatttcacaagGAGGGAGGGACCCTTATTTCcacttaaagatgaggaaacaggccccTGGCCTCAGGTTTCAGAGGGCATGGGGGGCAGTGCACGAACACAGGTCTTTCTGAGTCAGAGTTCTTGGACGCCTGTGGTTTCCAGTATGAATTCTGCTCCTAACAGCCTTGATACACTCTGTATGATAGAGGTGTACTCCTCCCTCATGGGGTTAAAGTGCAAAGGTGCTCTGTGACATGGGATGTGGTCTGCAGACACTGAGAAGTGGCAGTGCCACCAGGCAGCTCATTGGCAGGCAGGCCTCTCTAAGGGCTCAACGCTATCACTGCCACTAAGAgctgtgagaccctgagcaaaTCTCTGGCCTCCTCAGTGGTGTGGCTGAGGAATAGGTGAGATCATAAGGGGAGCAGGAGTGGTCTGACTCCTACTCTGACTCTCCCTGGCTGTATGCTTATCACCTTAAAGCACCTTGGTCTACCCCTCTGCAGAATGGGTATATAGTGAGGTCCCATGTGGCACTGACTCCTCTGTGGTCTAGGGATGGGTACCTATGCTCACCTGCCCATCTTCTTGGATGATGAAGAGGAGAAAGTCTTGGTTTGCACCATAGTACGGCCACCACCATCTGCAATAAAGGGGAAGAGGAGCAGGGTGAGGGCTTGGGCCTGGACATCAGGAGATGGGGCAGGGGGCTATTGTGGGGGGGATGGTGGTAGCctcaggcagagaagagaaagtgactgctggacagagagacacacagatgaAGGTACGGAGAGAGAGCTTGAGGATGAGTCTGAGGAGGTGGGCAGGCAGTCAGGCACAGGGCGACACCAGGCGGCCTTACTCTCCGAGCGCCTCACAAAACTCGACTCCACCGTGGTGGTGCGGGCCGTCCGTGTGCCATCAtctggaggggcaggggatgAGAGGAAGAATATGAGCCATGGGGCCAGTGGGGTGGATATATTCCCACCTGGAGCCCTGAGCCTTGCTTGGCCTCTTACTGGAGTGGACGAGCCGCTCAGTCTTGGTGacagtgctgacagctgagccatCGGCTGCCCGCTGGCTGTGCCTCGTGGTGGTCTCAGTAGCTGTGTTGCCACGGCCCTCCCCTGGCCGGGCCCGTGCCTCTTGTAGCCGCCGTTCCCGTTCCTTGTCCCGCTGGTCTGGGTGGGGGATGCCCCATGCATGCCCAGAAGGGCCACCCATCACCCACAGAGCACATATGCACAGGCACacaagatggggtgggggggggca contains the following coding sequences:
- the SELENOM gene encoding selenoprotein M; translated protein: MHLPLPPPPLLLLLAALAAAVTTFRPDWNRLHGLARARVETCGGUQLNRLKEVKAFVTQDIPLYHNMVMKHLPGADPELVLLGHRYEELERIPLSEMTREEINELVQELGFYRKAAPDEPVPPEYLRAPARPDEGAPARADL